In the Candidozyma auris chromosome 5, complete sequence genome, ATACTAGGTGAAGGCTTCTTTCTGGAGAGAAACTTCAGAAATTTTGACTCTGAATGCACTTTGGTTGGGAGCGGGTGCTCGGGATCGAGGAAACAGTATAGTACATATGCTGAAGGACATTAGAAGAGTGGCATTCATGGATTCATGCTTTGGAAATTATCAGCGTTATGGTACTCTACTAAATTCATATATTATGCTCTACTTCCTGTTTAGGAACACTTGGTGTcctttgttgatgattgGAGGCCGTCATTTCAATGACTTATTCTTGAATCATATAGGTGGTTTAAACTTTACAGGAGGGCTCGATGTCCTTGTTCGGCTTATACTTAATCAAAAGACAAGTTAAAAAGAAATAATGAAATTCAACTCTCTCACTTTCTTGCAATTATTTGCCATTGGATGCACCGGGAGTATCACTGAGAAGCTGCACCTTCGAAGCAAGGATGGCTTCATATTTTGGTGAGACAACAGCGAAGAATGAACCACTTCAGCCTCTGCTAGCCCTCTCTTCCATGTGCATCACTAGAGAGGATTAAATGGCCACAAAGACCTTAAGACTCACATACTTGTAGAGAGCACCCAGCGATGTGCTCAATCAAGACGTGATCGAGGGAAATAATAATCcctgaaaaaaaaaagaagaaaaaaaaaaaaagaaaaaaaaaaactcaaCGTGCTACAATAGCCCCATAAATTTGCAACATCGTAAAATTCAGCTCACAAAAGTGGCACCTGCCAATTGCGGCGACCCAAGTGCCAAAACCGTTTGACCCATCCACTTAGCCCCCCAGCCTCGAAAGGCTAAACCCTACCAAGCCAACAAAGCTTATCTTTACGACCCAAGCCACGGTCACAGCAATCACACGAACACAAGTCTGAGCGGTCATTTTGCCCGAGACTCTTGTCTCGCCCGGACCTGCTCTCCCGCTCTACTTCAGTATGTACATGTTACATGTTTTTACGGGCTTTTATGGGCTACGGAAATCTACAAGATCGAGAATagttctttgcaaaaagattGCAATTTTCAATCTCAGCATGACTCAAAAAACGCTATATTGCActtttggaaattttgTCTCTTCAGTCGGTGGTGCAAAAATAGCCTCTGCCAGCCGCATCCTCAGTGACACCTCCACTTGACAGCGCACTGACACATATTGCTCAGCAGCAAGCTTAGGCACCAGACAAAAACGCAGTGACAGTGCCAATGCACGATGAATTGGTCAGATTTTGAGTTTTGGCTGAAATTTGTAGAATTCTCTTGAACATTTTTGGTGTCCGCtaacaaaaaaaaattagagAGAAAAGGGACTAAGTTTTTGGAGGCGGCCAGCGTTGGTTGGTTTTGCTGGCTGCTAAATCCAGCGCGGGCCAGGCGTAATCCAGCAGAAGTGGCAGAGGCACTGAAGtagaagaacaaaagaaCGGAgtcaacaaacaaaaaaaaagatagTGAAATTGACTTCACGAGAATCACATTTACTGTCTCTCATTTTTGGTGACTCTCtcatatatatatatatatatatatattttaATCACTTTCCATTTTGTCTGACCACACGGGCGCTGCTGCCAGGGGAATTCGCGGCACCCTTTCTGTTCCTGTGGTTCCTCGTGGTTCCTTTTTCGCTGTCTTTTTTTGGGTCTCCCAGCGCCGACCTGCATGTACCGCGTGCTTCGCCTGGCTTGCATCGCAAAACAAACGGGTAAAAAAAGCCTAtccagaaagaaaaaaaactcCTTATCCAACTACTTTTTCTCTGTCCTAAAAGCTTAAAGTTTAATAGCGGTGTCTAAGTTTAGTCTGCGACCAACTAACCGCCTGCTCCCTTCACTTCTCCCTACTTAGTCCCACGCCGTTCCTTGGCTTCTTGTCTTTCGCTTTCTTCCCCTTCACTTCACCAAGTTCCACTCAACTGCTACTTTCCATGCTTAGCGTGAACCATTCGGTGGAGGATATCCACAGGTACCCGTACCCACAACGGACGTCCCAGATGAACCCCAACATGTCCACAACCAACATCTTCCAGTTGAACCAGCCGAAGGCGCTCCGCAACCCGCTATCAGCTTATCAGCAGATCACGCCGCCCTCGTCCAATTCTTCTACTCCCGTGGCCGAACGCAGAGAAGGCTTCAGTTTCAGTCTTTCCGCCAACGCTTCTACTTCGAGTCTTGACTTAAAGGCTGCTGGGGAaaaggctgctgctggctgGACCTCGTGGCTCCCGGAGGTTGACTTGAAAGTGGTGTCCTTGTGCACCTTGTGGTACGGCTTCAGTATAGTGTCAAACAACTCTACAAAGGCCATTTTGTCGAGGTTCTCGTATCCTGTGAGCTTGACCCAGTTCCAGTTCGTGTTGAACGCCTTGCTTTGCATCTCGCTTTTCGCTGCTCTTTCGCAGAAGCCCTCGTGGGCCTCTCACTTCCCCAAGGCGTCCATTCCAAACTTGCATGCTCTTGACTGCTCCGTGGTCAAGTTCCTTACTCCTAACGCATTCATCATCTCCACAACCTTGCCCATGGGCATTTTCCAGTTCTTGGGCCACATCACAAGCCACAAGGCCACCTCCATGATTCCGGTGTCTTTGGTGCACACCATCAAATCCTTGTCGCCCATCTCCACTGTGTTGATATACAGGGCTTTTCTCAGAACGAGATTCAAAACTGTTACCTATGTGACGCTCATCCCGTTGATTCTCGGGATAATGCTCACATGTTACAAGCCCAAGAACTTGAACACTGCCCCGGGCTATTTTTCCGGCTTGTTTTACGCTTTCATTTCGATGTTGATCTTCGTCTTGCAAAATATCTttgccaagaagagattgactGTCAAGAGCCTGGAAGAAACTTCTTCGCTCCCGTCATATAAGGCTGGCGAGGAGAAAAAGCTCGATAAGTTGACTATTTTGCTTTTCTGCTCCGTCAttggttttcttttcaCGATGCCCATCTACATTATTTCCGAGTTTCACAACGACGTGTTTTCTCTCGGCCAATTGACACTTCCCCTTGTGTCGTTGGTTGTGTTGAACGGCGTCTCTCACTTCTTACAATCGCTTCTTGCATTCCAGCTTCTTGGGACGATCTCCCCTATTAATTACTCCATTGCCAACATCATGAAGAGAATTGTTGTGATAATGTTTGCATTTCTTTGGGAGGGATCTTTTAGCTTTGTTGGATACCAGAGCTACGGCGTCTTACTAACGATCGCCGGGTTGTACTGCTACGATAAGTGGGGCATGACTCACAAGCAGTAGAAGCTAATTGCATACTAATATTAAGTACTAGTAATAATAACTTGCATTTGAATATGTGGGAAAACTCTATGAACCTTTcgaatctcttcttttaATGACCACCGTCCGCattcaacatcttcttgaaaatgtcACCAAAGGCAACCATAAACACGGTCTGCCAGACTCCCAAACCAATTCTTGGGGCCACACCTCTGTACAAGCCCTTGATACCGTTGTTGGAGTAGATGTACTTGGCAGTAGAGAACACACCCAAGTTCTTTGGTCTGTTGGGGTCGTTTGTCTTGGATTGCATCTCCACTCTGATCACCTCAATTGGCTGGTTCCAAGCAGACAAACCACCACCCAACGTCGAGGCGGCGATCTTCTCCACGGCACTCAACTTGTCGTCCTTACCCTTACCGGTGAGAGACCTGATACCCTCCTCGGCCAATCTCGAAAGACCAAATCTCGAACCCCAATTGGTCATCTGTCTGATAGCCACAGCATTGACACCCTTGTTGATCCCTCTGATGCCTTCCTTCTTATAGATATCTCTGAACACTTGGAAAGTGGTCTGCTGAGGAGCACCAGCCACAGCCGCCTGCTTCGACCTGGTGATCTCCACAGTCTTCATACACGTGCAGAAACCCATAGTAAGGTATGCCTGGGCCACACCACCCGTGATACCACCGCCCATGCCACTGACAAACGAATTGAGCCCAAGGGTTCTGAACCTGTACTCAGCTTCGGCAGAAACAAACAACAACACGGCACCTTTGGTTGAGGCTTCAATCCACGCCCATGGGATCAAGCCCTGATAGAAGCCCTTGAGCCCACCACGAGACCAAACCACTTTGGTCGCCTGAAGAAGGGAGAGGTTTCTGTTAGCAGCCATGGTGGTCTTGACCACTTCCAAAGGTTGGCCCAAGGTCGTGGCCTCAGCCATGTTCAAGGCGGCGCCCAAGAGgatgttggagaagttgattggtttcttcttgatttcttcaggCATATTTTGGGAAAAAGgtggttgaaaaatttgacGTTGTTGATGCCAGCCTTATCGGACTGTTGGAGTACATATAGCAGGGAAAAAAATGGTGGGGACTCGCCCGGCGAATCCCGTGCGCCCGGGAATTACAGGGATCGAGGTCGCCTTGGTAGTTGCCTGGGGGTGAGTCACAGAGAAGTCAAACAGAAGAGTTGGAGATTTGAGTGGACGGTAAGCCGAATTGGGGATTGGAATTTGGGGAGCTTTTCAGGTTTGCGGTGGGAAGGGGAAGTGAAGTCAGAGGAGTCAGCTTGGCAACGAAGTCAATATGTGCCTGTGATAGTGCTCatagaaatggctgcgaaaagcagTCCAGTCAGACGGAGTGGTGATCGAAGAATTCCGGGCAATGAGTGCGTGCTAAGGAGATGAGGTAATTATGATCTCATTTGAGTAGCTCTGACTGGTCAATTGAGGGTTTTGATTGTACGTTGGGAAATCAGTTGCCTGGAGAGGGCAGTGGGGATTATCCGCAAAATAAGTCACCGACCCAGACCAATTTGCACTAATCAACCAGCAGAACTAAGGTGTATACATTGAAACGTATACAAATTGCAATTAGTTCATCTTATTAGAGCATCCCTTGGGAGCATTTGGGCCCCTGCTCAACCTGATTTTCTCAGATCCATGCCGCTCAGGTTAATGCATGCTAAATGAGGACAACTGGAAACTTCTATACAGTGAGTTTCTGGAAACTTGCCTCGATCTCGGAAATCCTCTGCCTTTTGACGAAAGCGTCACCCCTGTCTAAAGTGCATCCCCGTCATCTGTCCCCTCAGCCGTGTGGTTTCCCAATTTGGATAATCCATGTCGCCAGGCATGTCCAGGAACACATAGTTGACGAGAATGAGAGTGACGGAGCGAGAGTTGACGAGAGCTAAAGCTGAGGAGAATTGATAGAAATCGGCAAGAACTATATAGTTAGTGTGATTTTTTCGCTGGTAGCCAGCCACTTTATTCGCCAGCTTTGgcagaaagagaattgTAACTCAGTTGATGCTACTATAGTGCAACAAGGAATGTGGAGTGAATTTGCGATTGCAGGCCAGTTGAAATATTTGATAGGGAGACCCCTCTCTTAACTCCAGCGCTGTCTCCGGTGGCACCATAGATCAAGCAGGTGCCATAATAACTTCAGAATGAAGGCAGGCTCAAGCTTATTGTGAGACTCTACAAAAGCGCTTAATCAGATATCAGCTGTTTGAGTAGCTTGCATTTATCTCTGTTGGCTGCCCCCACGCCACCCCCCACAGACATTCCCTCAAGAAACAATAAAAAAACAATGGTTTTTTACGTCATAACAAAACTACAACAATTTCCTGTTGAGAATATCCTTGCTGTAAAATCAGGCACATCTAGAGCTGGCTTAGTGagatcttgttgaccaTAAAAGCAGTGCTGGGAgagtggttgcaaaataagGCAATTCTACTTGGTACGCCGCCCGACCTGCATACAGCCCCAGCCCGGGCAGCGAGCTTTACAGCGAGCTTTTCCATCATGGCACCACCGCGCTTGATCGATTTGATACGCTGAAACGGGCagcgaaaaaaatttggTGTAGGTCTccaaaaaagtaaaaaaacTTGGACAAAATACCGCACACTAAAAAAAGTACACATATCAGCTACCCAACACTAAGAAAGAATGAAAACAGAAACCGCTGAAAATCAAAAGCACCCATTTATTCGTCAACGCctagaattgaagaatacCCCCTTTTCTTGCtcaggaaaaaaagcttctctaAGCCCTCGGCTGTCTCCTCTTCGTTCCCTTCAGCCGTGGCTTTTTCAGtctcctttctttcttttcgccCGATTTCACACCTCTTTGCACGTTTCTCacattggctgcgaatctGCCTTCCAGTGCTCCTCTGCTTTTGGCTCAGCTTATTTCCTGAAATGGGCATTGGCTCGAGCACAAATGGAGAAACGAAGCGTTCTTATCAAAGACCCGAGCTCTACTATGTACTCTCTCGTTgttcatttctttttttttgttcattttattcttttttttgttctttccCTTTTCACCACTTCTCCTCGTCTCCCCTGGACCAACGGTTTTCGAGcgtttctttttctcactATATTAGTACTCGTTTCGCATCCATccactttttcttctcccacAACCTTTTCCACCCTTCTCTCATGTCCAGCACTTTAGCGTCGGCCTCAGGCTCTAGCTTCAACTCTGGCGCCGcctcctccatcaagaaggatggCAACGTGGCGTCTTTTTCCTCCAAGGCCACCGCCATCGACACTTATGGCAACACCTTCGAGGCCCCCGACTACTCCATCAAGGATATTCTTAGAGCCACTCCTGCCCACTGCTACGAGAGAAGAACCGCCGAATCTCTCTGGTACGTGTTCAGAGACATTGCTTGCATGGTGTTTTTCGGGTACGTGGCCCAGAACTACATCTGCTTGTTGCCTCACCCAGCGCTTCGTTTTGCTGCGTGGGCTGCTTACACGTATGTCCAGGGTCTTTTTGGTACCGGTCTTTGGGTGTTGGCCCACGAGTGTGGCCATGGGGCGTTTTCTGACCACACCTGGGTCAATGACACCGTGGGCTGGATCTTGCACTCGTACTGGTTTGTGCCTTACTTCTCCTGGAAGTTTTCCCACGGCAAGCACCACAAGGCCACGGGCCACATGGACAGAGACATGGTGTTCGTGCCCCACACTAAAGAGTCgttcatgaagaagcaccacGCCCACTCCTTGGAAGAGATCGCCAGCGACTCGCCTCTTTACTCGTTGGGCCACTTGCTTGGCCAGCAGTTGGGCGGCTGGATCATGTACCTCTTCACCAACGTCACCGGCCAGAAGGTCGCTGACTCTGCTTGGGGCATGAACCACTTCAACCCCAACTCGGCcatttttgagaagaggGACTACTGGTACATTGTCATGAGTGACATTGGTGTCTTGACCCAGGCGCTTGTTGTCTACACATGGTACAAGCACTTTGGTGCGTTCAACGTGCTCATGCACTGGGCCATTCCTTACATCTACGTGAACCACTGGTTGGTGTTCATTACGTTTCTTCAGCACTCGGACCCCAAGATGCCCCACTACGAAGCCCACCAATGGAACTTCGCCAGGGGCGCTGCTGCCACCATCGACAGAGaatttggttttgttggaAAGCACATTTTCCACGACATCATCGAGACCCACGTGTTGCACCACTACTGCTCGAGAATTCCCTTTTACAATGCCCGTGAAGCCTCcgaggccatcaagaaggtgatggGCCACCACTACCAGCACTCTGACGAGAGCATGTGGGTATCGTTGTGGAAGTCGGCCAGACAGTGCCAGTTTGTCGAGGGCGACAACGGTGTGTTGATGTACAGAAACGTGAATG is a window encoding:
- the SLY41 gene encoding Sly41p — protein: MLSVNHSVEDIHRYPYPQRTSQMNPNMSTTNIFQLNQPKALRNPLSAYQQITPPSSNSSTPVAERREGFSFSLSANASTSSLDLKAAGEKAAAGWTSWLPEVDLKVVSLCTLWYGFSIVSNNSTKAILSRFSYPVSLTQFQFVLNALLCISLFAALSQKPSWASHFPKASIPNLHALDCSVVKFLTPNAFIISTTLPMGIFQFLGHITSHKATSMIPVSLVHTIKSLSPISTVLIYRAFLRTRFKTVTYVTLIPLILGIMLTCYKPKNLNTAPGYFSGLFYAFISMLIFVLQNIFAKKRLTVKSSEETSSLPSYKAGEEKKLDKLTILLFCSVIGFLFTMPIYIISEFHNDVFSLGQLTLPLVSLVVLNGVSHFLQSLLAFQLLGTISPINYSIANIMKRIVVIMFAFLWEGSFSFVGYQSYGVLLTIAGLYCYDKWGMTHKQ
- the YHM2 gene encoding Yhm2p, with translation MPEEIKKKPINFSNILLGAALNMAEATTLGQPLEVVKTTMAANRNLSLLQATKVVWSRGGLKGFYQGLIPWAWIEASTKGAVLLFVSAEAEYRFRTLGLNSFVSGMGGGITGGVAQAYLTMGFCTCMKTVEITRSKQAAVAGAPQQTTFQVFRDIYKKEGIRGINKGVNAVAIRQMTNWGSRFGLSRLAEEGIRSLTGKGKDDKLSAVEKIAASTLGGGLSAWNQPIEVIRVEMQSKTNDPNRPKNLGVFSTAKYIYSNNGIKGLYRGVAPRIGLGVWQTVFMVAFGDIFKKMLNADGGH
- the FAD2 gene encoding Fad2p, which translates into the protein MSSTLASASGSSFNSGAASSIKKDGNVASFSSKATAIDTYGNTFEAPDYSIKDILRATPAHCYERRTAESLWYVFRDIACMVFFGYVAQNYICLLPHPALRFAAWAAYTYVQGLFGTGLWVLAHECGHGAFSDHTWVNDTVGWILHSYWFVPYFSWKFSHGKHHKATGHMDRDMVFVPHTKESFMKKHHAHSLEEIASDSPLYSLGHLLGQQLGGWIMYLFTNVTGQKVADSAWGMNHFNPNSAIFEKRDYWYIVMSDIGVLTQALVVYTWYKHFGAFNVLMHWAIPYIYVNHWLVFITFLQHSDPKMPHYEAHQWNFARGAAATIDREFGFVGKHIFHDIIETHVLHHYCSRIPFYNAREASEAIKKVMGHHYQHSDESMWVSLWKSARQCQFVEGDNGVLMYRNVNGFGVDPKKKS